A segment of the Vibrio aquimaris genome:
CGGTTGGGGATATTCGTCGTCAATTACAAGCACTTTCAAAGCCTATTGTTGCCATCTCTCCGCTCATTGGCAACCAAGCGATTAAAGGACCAGCAGTCAAGCTAATGCAATCACTCAGTTACCGCCCAAATGTTGTCGGAGTAGCGACTTATTATCGTGAGCTGGTCGATGTATTAGTTATTGACTCAACCGATGCACATCACGCGCCGGAAATTGAAGCAATGGGGATTCAGGTCATCACCCAGAATATATGGATGCGTGATGAAGCCGAGAAGGTTGATGTCATGACCAGTATTGTTGATGAAGTACTGAAGTGGCAGTTGGAAAGGGCAAGTTGATGTTAGATAAGCTCAATATTGTGATTCCAATGAAGGCGCCAAGCCGAGCTAAGCAGCGACTTATGGGCGTACTTAATATCTCCCAGCGCGAGGCTCTTGCCCTAAGCCTTTATCGTCAAACACTGCGGTTTTTTGCCCAGCACTACCCACAGGTCAACTGCCTTGTGGTGACAAACTCCCTTAAGATTGCCGATATTGCATCAAGTTTTGGTGCCTCTCCCCTAATCGAAAGACAAGCAAAAGGCTTAAATGCGGCCGTTGAACTAGCAACTCATTGGAGCCTTAAATTGGGGTATCAATTTCAAATGGTTGTGCCTGCTGATATCGCCAAGCTTAATTGCTGTGAGATAGATGCTTTGTTTCAAGCTGTGCAAGCGGGCAATCAGGTAGTGATAGCAAGAGCTAAGGACTTAGGGACCAATGCGCTTATCACCACACCACCCAATGCAATTGAGTTTCAATATGGTAGTCAGTCTGCGCTTGCTCATGTTCAACAAGCGCACATCAATGGGCTCAAGGTTGAGGTATTAGACCTTCGGGATTTGAGCCAAGATATCGATTTACCAAAGGATTTGATCAAAGCCTTTCCCGATTATCCAAATAAGGAATATTGCTATGAATAACTGCGCAATGACAAAACCTAGGGTTGTGCCAGAGGTCAATTCTATGCAGATGTTTCGTGTGTCTGGTCTGCCAGATTTCAAGCCTGATATGGATTTAGCTCAGCATGTGATTCGGGCATTAACTGCAGAGGGTCAATCACTGCAGCATGGCGATATCTTAGTCGTGGCGCATAAAGTGGTGTCGAAAACTGAAGGTGCTGTGGTGGATATTGAGAAGGTATCTGCGAGCACTCAAGCCATCGAACTTGCTCAGCAAGTCAACAAAGACCCTCGTAAAGTTCAAGTCATACTCGACCAATCAACTCGCATTGTGCGCAGTATTAAACGTGCAGAGCAAAATGAGGGCCTTTTAATCGCCGAGCACAAACTTGGCTTTATTTGTGCCAATGCAGCGGTTGATGAGTCCAATGCGGATTTCGAAGGTCAGTTGATCACGCTACCAGAAAATCCTGACCGCAGCGCCATGCAATTGTGCGAGCGTTTGGAAGCGCATTTTGACTGTCAATTAGGTGTGGTTGTGAGCGATACCTTTGGCAGACCTTGGCGACTTGGTCAAACCAATGTGGCGATTGGATTAGCGCGCGTACCTGCCATCCAAGAAATGTGTGGTAATGAAGATGCATGGGGACGAGAGCTAAAAGTGACCGCCCCTGCTTTTGCCGATGAACTAGCAGGCGCATCTGGGCTTTTAATGGGCAAAAGTGATAAATGCCCAGTGATTATTTTTCGTGGATTGAACTGGCAAGCATGCAACAGCTCAGCCAAGCAAATCCTAAGACCGATCAAGGAGGATTTATTCCGATGAATGAAGATAACAAGATAGCAATTTTGGGTGGTACAGGCCCGCAAGGAAAAGGATTGGCTAAGCGTTTTGCTCTGGCTGGTGTGCCGGTTGTTATTGGTTCGCGTGACAGCGTTCGCGCCGCTGAGGTTGCTGCTGAATTGAACTCAGTATTACCGCAAGGAAGTGCAAATATAGAGGGAATGGAAAATTTAGAAGCGACAAAAATGGCTAACGAGATGGTTATTTTGTCTGTGCCTTATTCAGCACATGATGCGACCCTGGCTGATATAAAGCCGTTACTGAGCGGCAAAATATTAGTCGATATTGTCGTGCCACTTGCGCCTAAAAATCCAAAAGCTGTAGTAATGCCACCAGAAGGTTCGGCAACAGAAGCGGCTCAGGCACTATTGGGCGATGAGGTTTCAGTAGTCGGTGCTTTGCATAATGTATCTGCGGTGACGCTAAATAATACCGATCAGCCGATCAACTGTGACGTTCTCGTCTGTGGTAATCAGCTTGAGGCCAAAAAAGCAGTTATGGCGCTTATCGAAAAGTTAGGGGTTAAAGCCTACAACGCGGGCCTTGCGGAAAGTGCTCGCTGTATCGAGGCGCTAACTCCAATCCTAATCAGGCTAAATATCTCAAAAGACGTGCCTTTTACCCATGCTGGCGTCACCATTGCGCCGCCTGTTCACTAACCTTATTGCGAAAGGAAATAAGAGATGGAATTTGGAATTACCTTTAAAGGCTTTGTAAGCCCAAATCGTGCACGAAACTTAGTACGTCAGGCGGAAGAAGCGGGTTTTAGCTACTGCTGGTTCTATGATTCACACATATTATGGCGTGAGTCTTTTGTGGCGATGGCGATGTGTATGGAGCACACTAAAACCATGCGCTTTGGCCCATGTGTGACGAACCCTAATATTCGAGATTGGTCGCTTGCGGCAAGTTTATACGCAAGCTTGGCATTGCAAAGTGAAGGGCGTTTTGACCTTGGTGTTGGACGGGGCGACTCATCGATGCGCGTTATGGGCAAAAAGCCTGCGCCTTTGGCTCGCTTGGCTGAGTTTACTCATAAAGTTAAAGCCATGGTCAAAGGTGAAGAACCCGTGAATTACGATGACTGCGCGTCAGAGGTGAAATTCCCATGGGCGGTTGGTTATGACCTTCCTGTGTGGATTGCTGCTTATGGGCCCAAAGCCCTTGCGACAGCGGGCGAACACGGCGATGGTTTGATTCTTCAGCTTGCTGAGCCAAGTTTGGTGAAATGGTTTACTGACCAAACATTAGAAGCAGGAAAAAATGCTGGCAAGGATATGAGTAATTTCAAAGTGCAGGCAGCGGCTCCGGCTTACTTTGGTGACAAGCAAGAGTGTTTAGATAAAACTCGTTGGTTCCCAGCCATGGTAGGTAACCATGTTGCTGATATTGTTGAAAAGTATGGAAGTGACTCAGGTCTGGTTCCCAAGAGCCTGACTGACTATATCGAGAAGCGCAAAGGTTATGATTACTCTAAGCATGGTCAAAGCGATAACCCTTATCTAGAGTTTATTTCTGATGATATCATCGAA
Coding sequences within it:
- the cofC gene encoding 2-phospho-L-lactate guanylyltransferase; the protein is MAVGKGKLMLDKLNIVIPMKAPSRAKQRLMGVLNISQREALALSLYRQTLRFFAQHYPQVNCLVVTNSLKIADIASSFGASPLIERQAKGLNAAVELATHWSLKLGYQFQMVVPADIAKLNCCEIDALFQAVQAGNQVVIARAKDLGTNALITTPPNAIEFQYGSQSALAHVQQAHINGLKVEVLDLRDLSQDIDLPKDLIKAFPDYPNKEYCYE
- the cofE gene encoding coenzyme F420-0:L-glutamate ligase translates to MNNCAMTKPRVVPEVNSMQMFRVSGLPDFKPDMDLAQHVIRALTAEGQSLQHGDILVVAHKVVSKTEGAVVDIEKVSASTQAIELAQQVNKDPRKVQVILDQSTRIVRSIKRAEQNEGLLIAEHKLGFICANAAVDESNADFEGQLITLPENPDRSAMQLCERLEAHFDCQLGVVVSDTFGRPWRLGQTNVAIGLARVPAIQEMCGNEDAWGRELKVTAPAFADELAGASGLLMGKSDKCPVIIFRGLNWQACNSSAKQILRPIKEDLFR
- the npdG gene encoding NADPH-dependent F420 reductase, coding for MNEDNKIAILGGTGPQGKGLAKRFALAGVPVVIGSRDSVRAAEVAAELNSVLPQGSANIEGMENLEATKMANEMVILSVPYSAHDATLADIKPLLSGKILVDIVVPLAPKNPKAVVMPPEGSATEAAQALLGDEVSVVGALHNVSAVTLNNTDQPINCDVLVCGNQLEAKKAVMALIEKLGVKAYNAGLAESARCIEALTPILIRLNISKDVPFTHAGVTIAPPVH
- a CDS encoding TIGR03842 family LLM class F420-dependent oxidoreductase; translation: MEFGITFKGFVSPNRARNLVRQAEEAGFSYCWFYDSHILWRESFVAMAMCMEHTKTMRFGPCVTNPNIRDWSLAASLYASLALQSEGRFDLGVGRGDSSMRVMGKKPAPLARLAEFTHKVKAMVKGEEPVNYDDCASEVKFPWAVGYDLPVWIAAYGPKALATAGEHGDGLILQLAEPSLVKWFTDQTLEAGKNAGKDMSNFKVQAAAPAYFGDKQECLDKTRWFPAMVGNHVADIVEKYGSDSGLVPKSLTDYIEKRKGYDYSKHGQSDNPYLEFISDDIIESFSVLGSPDDHIAKIKQLEEVGVTQFNIYLDNGDEENIIAQYGQHIIPEFSQ